One stretch of Rana temporaria chromosome 10, aRanTem1.1, whole genome shotgun sequence DNA includes these proteins:
- the LOC120916397 gene encoding uncharacterized protein LOC120916397, which yields MAEVEIATEALSEALDSLAAPETLSLGIAIIGPRGSGKTTLVRSLCHQTEHFGPKFLDSYFKGNEGSHDVTCHTYPSLPNVTLLDYPGYSPGDSPTAYLEGIKTENVHCLVMTVGEVISDADLQLLGALKHLGKPYCVVQTHVDLILHTEKRQQGKNYWRGQTLLGLRGKTEERLGGSGPQGAHVFLVASLEAQNYDFVEMVDFIERELLQWKRPVSHAADPKTQELASVFEVQCDQEGLSEFCSLLSIFIDNPPPVSAVVGVTGTDKDGILCALCEPPLSGLVVRSLPGPGTPPMSVEQYLQNLQTEACDVYLIVGSGMDNSSRATLVEALVAAGKHCMLIGGDEERKHRQEAKGHIEGGKKSERHGSDFPGLRVALEKGAPQLVRERLLHSIPSIIVQLVRRERRRVMMGIYDLCLDICAQSCQGELPEALCKLLSSLTSFRARYGLDDDSLTLISQVTGCSTEDLRTEIQCPLAQDPSAEQLLQMASQPLSLSELVWSYIPHWGGGEEAPTKLSHERTYRLLVEAVWGMAEDAERVLLHGCTNQKVAKERTAFCHWPCV from the exons ATGGCTGAAGTGGAGATAGCTACAGAGGCATTATCCGAAGCTCTGGACTCGCTGGCTGCGCCGGAAACGCTCAGTTTAGGTATTGCCATTATCGGGCCACGAGGATCGGGAAAAACCACACTAGTCCGATCCCTTTGCCACCAAACTGAGCACTTCGGTCCCAAGTTCTTGGACTCGTATTTTAAAGGAAATGAAGGATCTCATGATGTCACATGCCATACTTACCCTTCTCTACCCAATGTAACTCTTCTGGATTACCCAGGGTATAGCCCTGGCGATTCTCCCACTGCGTACCTGGAAGGCATTAAAACCGAAAATGTCCACTGCCTGGTGATGACCGTCGGGGAGGTCATCTCTGATGCTGACTTGCAACTTTTGGGAGCCCTAAAACATTTGGGGAAACCCTACTGTGTGGTGCAGACCCATGTAGACCTTATATTGCATACAGAGAAGAGGCAGCAGGGGAAGAATTACTGGAGAGGCCAAACACTTTTGGGCCTAAGGGGGAAAACGGAAGAGAGGCTGGGTGGAAGTGGGCCTCAAGGAGCCCACGTCTTCCTGGTGGCCTCCCTGGAAGCCCAGAACTATGACTTTGTGGAGATGGTGGATTTTATTGAGAGGGAGTTGCTCCAGTGGAAAAG GCCGGTTAGTCACGCGGCAGATCCTAAAACTCAAGAACTAGCGTCAGTATTCGAAGTACAATGTGATCAAGAGGGACTTTCAGAATTCTGCTCTCTCCTCAGCATCTTTATAGACAACCCTCCTCCGGTGTCTGCTGTGGTTGGCGTAACTGGCACTGATAAGGATGGTATTCTCTGTGCCCTTTGTGAACCCCCACTTTCAGGACTTGTTGTGAGATCCCTTCCAGGTCCAGGTACCCCACCGATGTCCGTGGAGCAGTACTTGCAAAACTTACAGACAGAAGCTTGTGATGTCTACTTGATTGTAGGCTCGGGGATGGACAACAGCTCCCGTGCCACCCTGGTTGAAGCCTTGGTCGCTGCTGGCAAACACTGCATGCTGATTGGTGGAGACGAAGAGAGGAAACATAGACAGGAGGCCAAAGGGCACATAGAAGGAGGAAAAAAGTCAGAACGCCATGGGTCTGATTTTCCTGGTTTAAGGGTAGCTTTAGAGAAGGGAGCTCCTCAGTTAGTCAGAGAAAGGCTTCTGCATTCCATCCCATCCATCATTGTTCAGCTAGTAAGGAGAGAGCGAAGAAGAGTAATGATGGGCATATACGATCTCTGCCTGGACATATGTGCCCAGTCATGTCAAGGGGAGCTTCCTGAAGCTTTGTGCAAACTTTTGTCCAGTCTTACATCATTCCGTGCCCGCTACGGGCTAGATGACGACTCGCTAACCCTAATATCGCAAGTGACTGGATGCAGCACTGAGGATTTGCGCACCGAGATACAATGCCCCCTGGCACAAGACCCAAGCGCAGAACAACTGCTGCAGATGGCATCTCAGCCCCTTTCTTTATCTGAGCTGGTCTGGAGCTACATCCCGCactggggaggaggagaggaggcccCCACCAAATTGTCTCACGAACGCACCTACCGCCTTCTGGTGGAAGCGGTCTGGGGGATGGCAGAGGATGCCGAGAGGGTGCTGCTTCATGGATGCACCAACCAGAAGGTGGCCAAAGAACGGACTGCTTTCTGTCACTGGCCCTGTGTGTGA
- the IRGQ gene encoding immunity-related GTPase family Q protein, whose translation METFSELSLTEREVEIVVATKEESDDPDGSPPEDCWDFSVAVAGGPGVGKTVLIQALLGFTENSQHSRAAFLHPTRPDGPLLYLHPSHPGLTLWELPLEDGCPEKWISEADLLLLVTDGQFSQAHVDLASSAFNQGKRLCLVRTKVDCDLHTLKRRMKEEYNRVEVLSALRMVTIQPFSKMAKEEAPPLFLVSGFEPNKLDTPKLKAEVESTSRECGRPLCLAQQGYEVIGYEEIAELQSALERGGISEMVRFIQSSLDSLLDTRFDLAMMGGNPEFRHSILNSLRGLIDEEDGAAHGGNPENPIEYPCLKYTKASLWDLPGMESLESQPKKYLESVHINHYDFTLLFLTPWQEASSSYKSLVLELKKEGRKSAFVQDCGEDDSQQGAQDSDVFVLSPSKIPSPEFHSFLSFLEKKLSSQKLRAFMLSLPNLSAQVIQKKMEALSQEVWKVALLSSLVATVPIPGVAVACDLSLLTARLDTYRQELGLDANSLANLSHKSGVPVSTLMLEIQSPAGKGVTRELVGKMLGSSTGIGLEVAGVFLHRFPLLGPLATGGIAFHASYLVLTRCLQAMSEDAQRVLARAQLCA comes from the exons ATGGAAACTTTCAGCGAGCTTAGTCTTACAGAACGTGAAGTTGAGATCGTTGTGGCTACCAAAGAAGAGTCTGATGATCCTGATGGCTCTCCTCCTGAAGATTGCTGGGACTTTTCAGTGGCGGTTGCAGGTGGTCCTGGTGTGGGGAAAACTGTCCTGATACAGGCCCTTCTGGGCTTCACTGAGAACAGTCAGCATTCGAGAGCAGCTTTCCTACATCCTACTAGGCCTGATGGACCATTGCTGTACCTTCATCCTTCCCACCCGGGTTTGACTCTCTGGGAACTTCCTCTAGAagatggctgtcctgaaaagTGGATCTCTGAAGCGGACCTTCTTCTTCTGGTTACCGACGGTCAGTTCTCACAAGCTCATGTTGACTTGGCTAGCAGTGCCTTCAACCAGGGCAAACGGCTCTGTCTTGTACGCACTAAAGTGGACTGCGACCTTCATACCCtgaagaggaggatgaaggaGGAGTACAACCGGGTGGAAGTGCTCTCCGCGTTGCGTATGGTCACCATACAACCTTTCAGCAAGATGGCCAAGGAAGAGGCTCCACCACTGTTCTTGGTGTCTGGCTTTGAGCCAAATAAGCTAGACACCCCAAAGCTGAAGGCGGAGGTAGAGAGCACATCAAGAGAATGTGGAAG ACCTCTTTGTCTTGCCCAACAAGGGTACGAAGTGATTGGCTATGAAGAAATTGCAGAGTTGCAGTCTGCATTGGAGAGAGGTGGGATTTCGGAGATGGTCAGATTCATCCAGAGCAGCCTGGATTCTCTGCTGGACACTAGATTTGACCTTGCGATGATGGGTGGTAACCCTGAGTTCCGCCACTCCATTCTAAACTCCCTTCGGGGACTGATCGATGAAGAGGATGGAGCAGCTCATGGTGGAAACCCAGAAAACCCCATAGAATATCCCTGTCTAAAGTACACCAAGGCCAGCCTTTGGGACCTCCCTGGAATGGAGAGTCTGGAGTCCCAGCCGAAGAAATACCTAGAAAGTGTGCACATCAACCACTATGACTTCACACTGCTGTTTCTTACACCGTGGCAAGAGGCCTCCTCTAGTTACAAATCCTTAGTTCTTGAattgaagaaagaaggaaggaaaagtgCTTTTGTCCAGGACTGTGGTGAAGATGATAGCCAGCAAGGAGCACAAGATAGTGACGTCTTTGTCCTGTCTCCTAGTAAAATTCCAAGTCCCGAGTTCCATAGTTTTTTGAGTTTTCTGGAGAAGAAGCTCTCCAGCCAGAAGCTGCGAGCCTTCATGCTTTCACTCCCAAACCTCTCTGCACAAGtcatacagaaaaaaatggagGCGCTTTCCCAAGAAGTATGGAAGGTAGCCTTGCTCTCCAGCCTGGTGGCTACTGTACCCATCCCTGGGGTAGCGGTTGCATGTGACCTGTCCTTACTGACTGCCCGTCTGGACACTTATCGCCAAGAACTTGGCCTAGATGCCAACTCATTAGCTAATCTGTCTCATAAGTCAGGGGTTCCAGTGTCCACACTTATGTTAGAGATTCAGAGCCCCGCGGGAAAAGGAGTAACACGGGAGCTTGTTGGGAAAATGCTCGGCTCTTCCACAGGTATTGGGTTGGAAGTTGCAGGAGTCTTTTTACATAGATTCCCATTGTTGGGTCCTTTGGCTACCGGAGGAATCGCTTTCCATGCCAGTTATTTAGTACTTACCCGCTGCCTGCAGGCCATGTCGGAGGATGCCCAGCGGGTACTTGCCAGAGCACAGTTGTGTGCTTAG